Proteins encoded together in one Oreochromis aureus strain Israel breed Guangdong linkage group 23, ZZ_aureus, whole genome shotgun sequence window:
- the atp11a gene encoding probable phospholipid-transporting ATPase IH isoform X1, which translates to MGMDFSTLRTLISRYCVGEENWVDSRTIYIGHKEPPPGTEAFIQQRFPDNRIVSSKYTFWNFIPKNMFEQFRRVANFYFLIIFLVQLIIDTPTSPVTSGLPLFFVITVTAIKQGYEDWLRHKADNAVNQCPVHVVHHGKVVRKQSRKLRVGDVVLVKEDEAFPCDLILLSSSRDDGTCFVTTASLDGESSHKTYYAVQETKAYNAEKEVDTIHATIECEQPQPDLYKFVGRINIYMTTEPVARPLGSENLLLRGATLKNTEYIYAVAIYTGMETKMALNYQSKSQKRSAVEKSMNAYLVVYLCILISKALINTALKYVWQSDPNKDEPFYNQKTEAERQRHVLIRAFTDFLAFMVLFNYIIPVSMYVTVEMQKFLGSYFIMWDDEMFDEELGERAVVNTSDLNEELGQVEYVFTDKTGTLTENNMEFIECCVDGHVYVPHAICNGQVMPGAAGMDMIDSSPGPAAREHEELFFRALCLCHTVQVKEEDTVDGIKHGIHQGKSTSFYISSSPDEVALVEGMKRLGFTYLRLKDGRMEILNREDEVEKFDLLEVLTFDSVRRRMSVIVRASTGEVYLFCKGADSSIFPRVISGKVDQVRARVEQNAVEGLRTLCVAYRSLNPEQYEEVFQQLNRAKLALQDRDKQLAEAYDLIEKDLILLGATAVEDRLQEKAADTIESLHKAGIKVWVLTGDKMETAAATCYASKLFHRNTQILELTTKRTEEQSLHDVLFELSRTVLRQHGGMTRDTFSELSGDCTDYGLIIDGATLSAVMRPGQEGSNSGNYKEKFLEICRNCSAVLCCRMAPLQKAQIVKLIKASEEHPITLAIGDGANDVSMILEAHVGIGIMGKEGRQAVRNSDYAIPKFKHLKKMLLVHGHYYYIRISELVQYFFYKNVCFIFPQFLYQFFCGFSQQPLYDTAYLTLYNISFTSLPILLYSLMEQHINMDILKKDPCLYRDIAKNSLLRWPTFIYWTILGVYDAIVMFFGAYFLFDNTTFTSNGQLMTTNTQMMFGNWTFGTLVFTVLVFTVTFKLALDTHYWTWINHFIIWGSLIFFVVFSLLWGGIIWPFLNYQRMYYVFMQMLSSGPAWLSIILLITASLLPDVVKKVIWRTLWPTTTERIQNADKLYKGQLSEFTPLASLHAPSKGSSHRRGSENQRNPRRSEPFTKKVMFTRWQKAPDYCTFTPLLRFADSSRHSRQGYNYSGAGPETSV; encoded by the exons TGTGTCGGGGAGGAGAACTGGGTTGATAGCCGGACAATTTACATTGGACATAAGGAGCCTCCTCCAGGAACTGAGGCTTTTATACAGCAAAGATTTCCTGACAACAGAATAGTCTCTTCAAAG TACACGTTTTGGAACTTCATCCCAAAGAATATGTTTGAGCAGTTCAGGAGAGTCGCCAACTTCTACTTTCTCATCATATTTCTGGTTCAG TTGATTATTGACACTCCCACCAGTCCGGTCACCAGCGGACTGCCACTGTTCTTTGTCATCACAGTCACCGCCATTAAACAG gGTTATGAGGACTGGTTGAGACACAAAGCAGACAACGCTGTCAACCAGTGTCCTGTCCACGTGGTGCATCATGGCAAAGTGGTCCGCAAACAAAGCCGCAAactcagg GTTGGAGATGTGGTCTTGGTGAAAGAAGATGAGGCTTTCCCCTGTGAtctcatcctcctctcctcgtCTCGAGATGACGGGACCTGCTTTGTTACTACAGCCAGCCTGGATGGAGAGAGCAGTCACAAG ACATATTATGCAGTTCAGGAAACCAAAGCTTACAACGCAGAGAAAGAGGTGGACACCATCCACGCCACAATAGAATGTGAACAACCACAGCCAGACCTGTACAA ATTCGTGGGGCGTATCAACATCTACATGACCACTGAGCCAGTGGCAAG GCCGTTAGGATCAGAGAACCTGTTGCTCCGAGGAGCCACACTCAAGAACACTGAATATATCTATG CTGTGGCCATCTACACTGGCATGGAAACCAAGATGGCTCTCAATTACCAGTCCAAGTCTCAGAAACGATCTGCAGTGGAAAA GTCAATGAATGCCTACCTGGTGGTCTACTTGTGCATTCTCATCAGCAAAGCTCTCATCAACACGGCACTGAAATACGTGTGGCAGTCCGACCCCAACAAAGACGAGCCCTTTTACAACCAGAAGACGGAAGCTGAGAGACAGAGACATGTT ctaATCAGGGCGTTCACAGACTTTTTGGCCTTCATGGTTCTTTTCAACTACATCATTCCCGTGTCCATGTATGTCACTGTGGAGATGCAGAAGTTCCTGGGCTCCTACTTCATCATGTGGGATGATGAAATGTTCGATGAGGAGCTGGGGGAGAGAGCCGTGGTCAACACATCAGACCTGAATGAGGAACTGGGACAG GTGGAGTACGTGTTTACAGACAAGACAGGAACGCTAACAGAGAACAACATGGAGTTTATAGAGTGCTGTGTGGATGGACACGTTTACGTACCTCACGCTATCTGTAATGGACAG GTGATGCCTGGAGCTGCCGGTATGGACATGATCGACTCATCCCCAGGTCCCGCAGCCAGG GAGCACGAGGAGCTGTTTTTCCGGGCGTTGTGTTTGTGCCACACGGTGCAGGTGAAAGAGGAGGATACTGTAGATGGGATCAAACATGGCATTCACCAGGGCAAGTCCACTTCCTTCTacatctcctcctctcctgaCGAGGTTGCACTGGTGGAGGGCATGAAGAg GCTCGGTTTCACCTATCTGAGGCTCAAGGACGGTAGGATGGAAATCTTAAATAGGGAGGATGAAGTTGAAAA GTTTGACCTGCTAGAGGTTTTGACATTTGACTCAGTCCGACGGAGGATGAGCGTTATTGTCAGGGCCAGCACTG GTGAGGTTTATCTCTTCTGTAAAGGTGCAGACTCCTCTATCTTCCCAAGGGTCATCTCAGGCAAAGTGGATCAGGTCCGAGCTCGGGTGGAGCAAAACGCAGTG GAGGGTTTGAGGACACTTTGTGTTGCCTATCGCTCTCTGAACCCAGAACAGTACGAGGAGGTTTTCCAACAGCTGAACAGAGCTAAGTTAGCATTACAAGACCGAGACAAACAGCTGGCAGAGGCTTACGACCTCATCGAGAAGGACCTGATACTGCTGGGAGCAACTGCTGTCGAGGACAG GCTACAGGAAAAAGCAGCAGACACCATCGAGTCTCTGCACAAAGCTGGTATAAAGGTGTGGGTGCTGACAGGAGACAAGATGGAGACTGCAGCTGCAACGTGCTATGCCAGCAAGCTGTTTCATCGCAACACCCAAATCCTGGAGCTGACCACCAAACGCACTGAGGAGCAGAGCCTTCACGACGTCCTGTTTGAATTGAGCAGGACGGTCCTTAGGCAGCATGGGGGCATGACCCGGGACACCTTCTCTGA gCTATCAGGTGATTGCACCGACTATGGTCTGATCATCGACGGAGCTACCCTCTCTGCTGTAATGAGGCCCGGCCAGGAGGGCTCAAACTCAGGGAATTACAAAGAGAAATTCTTGGAAATCTGCCGCAACTGCAGTGCCGTGCTCTGCTGTCGAATGGCGCCGCTTCAGAAGGCACAG ATTGTCAAGTTGATCAAAGCCTCGGAGGAGCACCCAATCACGCTGGCCATTGGCGATGGAGCTAATGATGTCAGCATGATCCTGGAGGCCCACGTTGGTATTG GCATTATGGGTAAGGAGGGTCGCCAGGCAGTGAGGAACAGCGACTACGCCATCCCGAAGTTCAAACACCTCAAGAAGATGCTGCTCGTCCACGGACACTATTACTACATACGCATCTCTGAACTTGTACAATATTTCTTCTACAAG AATGTCTGTTTCATTTTCCCTCAGTTCCTCTACCAGTTCTTTTGTGGCTTCTCACAACAG CCGCTGTATGACACGGCTTACCTGACTCTCTACAACATCAGCTTCACCTCGCTGCCCATTCTGCTCTACAGTCTCATGGAGCAGCACATTAATATGGACATCCTGAAGAAAGACCCTTGTCTCTACAG AGATATTGCTAAGAACTCTTTGCTGCGGTGGCCCACCTTCATATACTGGACCATCTTGGGGGTTTATGATGCCATTGTGATGTTCTTTGGTGCTTACTTCCTGTTTGACAACACCACCTTCACCAGCAATGGACAG CTAATGACAACCAACACACAGATG ATGTTTGGAAACTGGACATTTGGGACACTCGTCTTCACTGTGCTAGTCTTCACTGTTACATTCAAG TTGGCCCTAGATACTCATTACTGGACTTGGATCAATCATTTCATTATCTGGGGCTCACTGATCTTCTTTGTCGTATTCTCTCTGCTGTGGGGCGGAATCATCTG GCCATTCCTCAACTACCAGAGGATGTACTATGTGTTCATGCAGATGTTGTCCAGTGGCCCAGCCTGGCTCAGTATAATCCTTTTGATAACAGCCAGTCTGTTGCCAGATGTGGTGAAGAAGGTCATATGGAGGACACTGTGGCCCACCACTACTGAGCGCATACAG AATGCAGATAAACTCTACAAGGGCCAGCTGTCTGAGTTCACCCCCTTGGCTTCCCTCCACGCTCCGTCTAAGGGTAGCAGCCACCGGCGAGGCTCGGAAAACCAAAGGAACCCTCGAAGGTCTGAACCCTTTACCAAGAAAGTTATGTTCACACGCTGGCAAAAAGCGCCAGACTACTGCACCTTCACCCCCCTCCTCCGGTTTGCTGATAGCTCCCGCCATTCAAGGCAGGGGTACAATTACAGCGGGGCGGGGCCTGAGACCTCAGTCtaa
- the atp11a gene encoding probable phospholipid-transporting ATPase IH isoform X3 — MGMDFSTLRTLISRYCVGEENWVDSRTIYIGHKEPPPGTEAFIQQRFPDNRIVSSKYTFWNFIPKNMFEQFRRVANFYFLIIFLVQLIIDTPTSPVTSGLPLFFVITVTAIKQGYEDWLRHKADNAVNQCPVHVVHHGKVVRKQSRKLRVGDVVLVKEDEAFPCDLILLSSSRDDGTCFVTTASLDGESSHKTYYAVQETKAYNAEKEVDTIHATIECEQPQPDLYKFVGRINIYMTTEPVARPLGSENLLLRGATLKNTEYIYAVAIYTGMETKMALNYQSKSQKRSAVEKSMNAYLVVYLCILISKALINTALKYVWQSDPNKDEPFYNQKTEAERQRHVLIRAFTDFLAFMVLFNYIIPVSMYVTVEMQKFLGSYFIMWDDEMFDEELGERAVVNTSDLNEELGQVEYVFTDKTGTLTENNMEFIECCVDGHVYVPHAICNGQVMPGAAGMDMIDSSPGPAAREHEELFFRALCLCHTVQVKEEDTVDGIKHGIHQGKSTSFYISSSPDEVALVEGMKRLGFTYLRLKDGRMEILNREDEVEKFDLLEVLTFDSVRRRMSVIVRASTGEVYLFCKGADSSIFPRVISGKVDQVRARVEQNAVEGLRTLCVAYRSLNPEQYEEVFQQLNRAKLALQDRDKQLAEAYDLIEKDLILLGATAVEDRLQEKAADTIESLHKAGIKVWVLTGDKMETAAATCYASKLFHRNTQILELTTKRTEEQSLHDVLFELSRTVLRQHGGMTRDTFSELSGDCTDYGLIIDGATLSAVMRPGQEGSNSGNYKEKFLEICRNCSAVLCCRMAPLQKAQIVKLIKASEEHPITLAIGDGANDVSMILEAHVGIGIMGKEGRQAVRNSDYAIPKFKHLKKMLLVHGHYYYIRISELVQYFFYKNVCFIFPQFLYQFFCGFSQQPLYDTAYLTLYNISFTSLPILLYSLMEQHINMDILKKDPCLYRDIAKNSLLRWPTFIYWTILGVYDAIVMFFGAYFLFDNTTFTSNGQLMTTNTQMMFGNWTFGTLVFTVLVFTVTFKLALDTHYWTWINHFIIWGSLIFFVVFSLLWGGIIWPFLNYQRMYYVFMQMLSSGPAWLSIILLITASLLPDVVKKVIWRTLWPTTTERIQQGRNNKRYEIALAYMSSDSLLME, encoded by the exons TGTGTCGGGGAGGAGAACTGGGTTGATAGCCGGACAATTTACATTGGACATAAGGAGCCTCCTCCAGGAACTGAGGCTTTTATACAGCAAAGATTTCCTGACAACAGAATAGTCTCTTCAAAG TACACGTTTTGGAACTTCATCCCAAAGAATATGTTTGAGCAGTTCAGGAGAGTCGCCAACTTCTACTTTCTCATCATATTTCTGGTTCAG TTGATTATTGACACTCCCACCAGTCCGGTCACCAGCGGACTGCCACTGTTCTTTGTCATCACAGTCACCGCCATTAAACAG gGTTATGAGGACTGGTTGAGACACAAAGCAGACAACGCTGTCAACCAGTGTCCTGTCCACGTGGTGCATCATGGCAAAGTGGTCCGCAAACAAAGCCGCAAactcagg GTTGGAGATGTGGTCTTGGTGAAAGAAGATGAGGCTTTCCCCTGTGAtctcatcctcctctcctcgtCTCGAGATGACGGGACCTGCTTTGTTACTACAGCCAGCCTGGATGGAGAGAGCAGTCACAAG ACATATTATGCAGTTCAGGAAACCAAAGCTTACAACGCAGAGAAAGAGGTGGACACCATCCACGCCACAATAGAATGTGAACAACCACAGCCAGACCTGTACAA ATTCGTGGGGCGTATCAACATCTACATGACCACTGAGCCAGTGGCAAG GCCGTTAGGATCAGAGAACCTGTTGCTCCGAGGAGCCACACTCAAGAACACTGAATATATCTATG CTGTGGCCATCTACACTGGCATGGAAACCAAGATGGCTCTCAATTACCAGTCCAAGTCTCAGAAACGATCTGCAGTGGAAAA GTCAATGAATGCCTACCTGGTGGTCTACTTGTGCATTCTCATCAGCAAAGCTCTCATCAACACGGCACTGAAATACGTGTGGCAGTCCGACCCCAACAAAGACGAGCCCTTTTACAACCAGAAGACGGAAGCTGAGAGACAGAGACATGTT ctaATCAGGGCGTTCACAGACTTTTTGGCCTTCATGGTTCTTTTCAACTACATCATTCCCGTGTCCATGTATGTCACTGTGGAGATGCAGAAGTTCCTGGGCTCCTACTTCATCATGTGGGATGATGAAATGTTCGATGAGGAGCTGGGGGAGAGAGCCGTGGTCAACACATCAGACCTGAATGAGGAACTGGGACAG GTGGAGTACGTGTTTACAGACAAGACAGGAACGCTAACAGAGAACAACATGGAGTTTATAGAGTGCTGTGTGGATGGACACGTTTACGTACCTCACGCTATCTGTAATGGACAG GTGATGCCTGGAGCTGCCGGTATGGACATGATCGACTCATCCCCAGGTCCCGCAGCCAGG GAGCACGAGGAGCTGTTTTTCCGGGCGTTGTGTTTGTGCCACACGGTGCAGGTGAAAGAGGAGGATACTGTAGATGGGATCAAACATGGCATTCACCAGGGCAAGTCCACTTCCTTCTacatctcctcctctcctgaCGAGGTTGCACTGGTGGAGGGCATGAAGAg GCTCGGTTTCACCTATCTGAGGCTCAAGGACGGTAGGATGGAAATCTTAAATAGGGAGGATGAAGTTGAAAA GTTTGACCTGCTAGAGGTTTTGACATTTGACTCAGTCCGACGGAGGATGAGCGTTATTGTCAGGGCCAGCACTG GTGAGGTTTATCTCTTCTGTAAAGGTGCAGACTCCTCTATCTTCCCAAGGGTCATCTCAGGCAAAGTGGATCAGGTCCGAGCTCGGGTGGAGCAAAACGCAGTG GAGGGTTTGAGGACACTTTGTGTTGCCTATCGCTCTCTGAACCCAGAACAGTACGAGGAGGTTTTCCAACAGCTGAACAGAGCTAAGTTAGCATTACAAGACCGAGACAAACAGCTGGCAGAGGCTTACGACCTCATCGAGAAGGACCTGATACTGCTGGGAGCAACTGCTGTCGAGGACAG GCTACAGGAAAAAGCAGCAGACACCATCGAGTCTCTGCACAAAGCTGGTATAAAGGTGTGGGTGCTGACAGGAGACAAGATGGAGACTGCAGCTGCAACGTGCTATGCCAGCAAGCTGTTTCATCGCAACACCCAAATCCTGGAGCTGACCACCAAACGCACTGAGGAGCAGAGCCTTCACGACGTCCTGTTTGAATTGAGCAGGACGGTCCTTAGGCAGCATGGGGGCATGACCCGGGACACCTTCTCTGA gCTATCAGGTGATTGCACCGACTATGGTCTGATCATCGACGGAGCTACCCTCTCTGCTGTAATGAGGCCCGGCCAGGAGGGCTCAAACTCAGGGAATTACAAAGAGAAATTCTTGGAAATCTGCCGCAACTGCAGTGCCGTGCTCTGCTGTCGAATGGCGCCGCTTCAGAAGGCACAG ATTGTCAAGTTGATCAAAGCCTCGGAGGAGCACCCAATCACGCTGGCCATTGGCGATGGAGCTAATGATGTCAGCATGATCCTGGAGGCCCACGTTGGTATTG GCATTATGGGTAAGGAGGGTCGCCAGGCAGTGAGGAACAGCGACTACGCCATCCCGAAGTTCAAACACCTCAAGAAGATGCTGCTCGTCCACGGACACTATTACTACATACGCATCTCTGAACTTGTACAATATTTCTTCTACAAG AATGTCTGTTTCATTTTCCCTCAGTTCCTCTACCAGTTCTTTTGTGGCTTCTCACAACAG CCGCTGTATGACACGGCTTACCTGACTCTCTACAACATCAGCTTCACCTCGCTGCCCATTCTGCTCTACAGTCTCATGGAGCAGCACATTAATATGGACATCCTGAAGAAAGACCCTTGTCTCTACAG AGATATTGCTAAGAACTCTTTGCTGCGGTGGCCCACCTTCATATACTGGACCATCTTGGGGGTTTATGATGCCATTGTGATGTTCTTTGGTGCTTACTTCCTGTTTGACAACACCACCTTCACCAGCAATGGACAG CTAATGACAACCAACACACAGATG ATGTTTGGAAACTGGACATTTGGGACACTCGTCTTCACTGTGCTAGTCTTCACTGTTACATTCAAG TTGGCCCTAGATACTCATTACTGGACTTGGATCAATCATTTCATTATCTGGGGCTCACTGATCTTCTTTGTCGTATTCTCTCTGCTGTGGGGCGGAATCATCTG GCCATTCCTCAACTACCAGAGGATGTACTATGTGTTCATGCAGATGTTGTCCAGTGGCCCAGCCTGGCTCAGTATAATCCTTTTGATAACAGCCAGTCTGTTGCCAGATGTGGTGAAGAAGGTCATATGGAGGACACTGTGGCCCACCACTACTGAGCGCATACAG cAAGGGAGAAATAATAAAAGGTATGAGATAGCCCTGGCCTACATGAGCTCTGATTCCTTGTTGATGGAGTAG
- the atp11a gene encoding probable phospholipid-transporting ATPase IH isoform X2, translating to MGMDFSTLRTLISRYCVGEENWVDSRTIYIGHKEPPPGTEAFIQQRFPDNRIVSSKYTFWNFIPKNMFEQFRRVANFYFLIIFLVQLIIDTPTSPVTSGLPLFFVITVTAIKQGYEDWLRHKADNAVNQCPVHVVHHGKVVRKQSRKLRVGDVVLVKEDEAFPCDLILLSSSRDDGTCFVTTASLDGESSHKTYYAVQETKAYNAEKEVDTIHATIECEQPQPDLYKFVGRINIYMTTEPVARPLGSENLLLRGATLKNTEYIYAVAIYTGMETKMALNYQSKSQKRSAVEKSMNAYLVVYLCILISKALINTALKYVWQSDPNKDEPFYNQKTEAERQRHVLIRAFTDFLAFMVLFNYIIPVSMYVTVEMQKFLGSYFIMWDDEMFDEELGERAVVNTSDLNEELGQVEYVFTDKTGTLTENNMEFIECCVDGHVYVPHAICNGQVMPGAAGMDMIDSSPGPAAREHEELFFRALCLCHTVQVKEEDTVDGIKHGIHQGKSTSFYISSSPDEVALVEGMKRLGFTYLRLKDGRMEILNREDEVEKFDLLEVLTFDSVRRRMSVIVRASTGEVYLFCKGADSSIFPRVISGKVDQVRARVEQNAVEGLRTLCVAYRSLNPEQYEEVFQQLNRAKLALQDRDKQLAEAYDLIEKDLILLGATAVEDRLQEKAADTIESLHKAGIKVWVLTGDKMETAAATCYASKLFHRNTQILELTTKRTEEQSLHDVLFELSRTVLRQHGGMTRDTFSELSGDCTDYGLIIDGATLSAVMRPGQEGSNSGNYKEKFLEICRNCSAVLCCRMAPLQKAQIVKLIKASEEHPITLAIGDGANDVSMILEAHVGIGIMGKEGRQAVRNSDYAIPKFKHLKKMLLVHGHYYYIRISELVQYFFYKNVCFIFPQFLYQFFCGFSQQPLYDTAYLTLYNISFTSLPILLYSLMEQHINMDILKKDPCLYRDIAKNSLLRWPTFIYWTILGVYDAIVMFFGAYFLFDNTTFTSNGQMFGNWTFGTLVFTVLVFTVTFKLALDTHYWTWINHFIIWGSLIFFVVFSLLWGGIIWPFLNYQRMYYVFMQMLSSGPAWLSIILLITASLLPDVVKKVIWRTLWPTTTERIQNADKLYKGQLSEFTPLASLHAPSKGSSHRRGSENQRNPRRSEPFTKKVMFTRWQKAPDYCTFTPLLRFADSSRHSRQGYNYSGAGPETSV from the exons TGTGTCGGGGAGGAGAACTGGGTTGATAGCCGGACAATTTACATTGGACATAAGGAGCCTCCTCCAGGAACTGAGGCTTTTATACAGCAAAGATTTCCTGACAACAGAATAGTCTCTTCAAAG TACACGTTTTGGAACTTCATCCCAAAGAATATGTTTGAGCAGTTCAGGAGAGTCGCCAACTTCTACTTTCTCATCATATTTCTGGTTCAG TTGATTATTGACACTCCCACCAGTCCGGTCACCAGCGGACTGCCACTGTTCTTTGTCATCACAGTCACCGCCATTAAACAG gGTTATGAGGACTGGTTGAGACACAAAGCAGACAACGCTGTCAACCAGTGTCCTGTCCACGTGGTGCATCATGGCAAAGTGGTCCGCAAACAAAGCCGCAAactcagg GTTGGAGATGTGGTCTTGGTGAAAGAAGATGAGGCTTTCCCCTGTGAtctcatcctcctctcctcgtCTCGAGATGACGGGACCTGCTTTGTTACTACAGCCAGCCTGGATGGAGAGAGCAGTCACAAG ACATATTATGCAGTTCAGGAAACCAAAGCTTACAACGCAGAGAAAGAGGTGGACACCATCCACGCCACAATAGAATGTGAACAACCACAGCCAGACCTGTACAA ATTCGTGGGGCGTATCAACATCTACATGACCACTGAGCCAGTGGCAAG GCCGTTAGGATCAGAGAACCTGTTGCTCCGAGGAGCCACACTCAAGAACACTGAATATATCTATG CTGTGGCCATCTACACTGGCATGGAAACCAAGATGGCTCTCAATTACCAGTCCAAGTCTCAGAAACGATCTGCAGTGGAAAA GTCAATGAATGCCTACCTGGTGGTCTACTTGTGCATTCTCATCAGCAAAGCTCTCATCAACACGGCACTGAAATACGTGTGGCAGTCCGACCCCAACAAAGACGAGCCCTTTTACAACCAGAAGACGGAAGCTGAGAGACAGAGACATGTT ctaATCAGGGCGTTCACAGACTTTTTGGCCTTCATGGTTCTTTTCAACTACATCATTCCCGTGTCCATGTATGTCACTGTGGAGATGCAGAAGTTCCTGGGCTCCTACTTCATCATGTGGGATGATGAAATGTTCGATGAGGAGCTGGGGGAGAGAGCCGTGGTCAACACATCAGACCTGAATGAGGAACTGGGACAG GTGGAGTACGTGTTTACAGACAAGACAGGAACGCTAACAGAGAACAACATGGAGTTTATAGAGTGCTGTGTGGATGGACACGTTTACGTACCTCACGCTATCTGTAATGGACAG GTGATGCCTGGAGCTGCCGGTATGGACATGATCGACTCATCCCCAGGTCCCGCAGCCAGG GAGCACGAGGAGCTGTTTTTCCGGGCGTTGTGTTTGTGCCACACGGTGCAGGTGAAAGAGGAGGATACTGTAGATGGGATCAAACATGGCATTCACCAGGGCAAGTCCACTTCCTTCTacatctcctcctctcctgaCGAGGTTGCACTGGTGGAGGGCATGAAGAg GCTCGGTTTCACCTATCTGAGGCTCAAGGACGGTAGGATGGAAATCTTAAATAGGGAGGATGAAGTTGAAAA GTTTGACCTGCTAGAGGTTTTGACATTTGACTCAGTCCGACGGAGGATGAGCGTTATTGTCAGGGCCAGCACTG GTGAGGTTTATCTCTTCTGTAAAGGTGCAGACTCCTCTATCTTCCCAAGGGTCATCTCAGGCAAAGTGGATCAGGTCCGAGCTCGGGTGGAGCAAAACGCAGTG GAGGGTTTGAGGACACTTTGTGTTGCCTATCGCTCTCTGAACCCAGAACAGTACGAGGAGGTTTTCCAACAGCTGAACAGAGCTAAGTTAGCATTACAAGACCGAGACAAACAGCTGGCAGAGGCTTACGACCTCATCGAGAAGGACCTGATACTGCTGGGAGCAACTGCTGTCGAGGACAG GCTACAGGAAAAAGCAGCAGACACCATCGAGTCTCTGCACAAAGCTGGTATAAAGGTGTGGGTGCTGACAGGAGACAAGATGGAGACTGCAGCTGCAACGTGCTATGCCAGCAAGCTGTTTCATCGCAACACCCAAATCCTGGAGCTGACCACCAAACGCACTGAGGAGCAGAGCCTTCACGACGTCCTGTTTGAATTGAGCAGGACGGTCCTTAGGCAGCATGGGGGCATGACCCGGGACACCTTCTCTGA gCTATCAGGTGATTGCACCGACTATGGTCTGATCATCGACGGAGCTACCCTCTCTGCTGTAATGAGGCCCGGCCAGGAGGGCTCAAACTCAGGGAATTACAAAGAGAAATTCTTGGAAATCTGCCGCAACTGCAGTGCCGTGCTCTGCTGTCGAATGGCGCCGCTTCAGAAGGCACAG ATTGTCAAGTTGATCAAAGCCTCGGAGGAGCACCCAATCACGCTGGCCATTGGCGATGGAGCTAATGATGTCAGCATGATCCTGGAGGCCCACGTTGGTATTG GCATTATGGGTAAGGAGGGTCGCCAGGCAGTGAGGAACAGCGACTACGCCATCCCGAAGTTCAAACACCTCAAGAAGATGCTGCTCGTCCACGGACACTATTACTACATACGCATCTCTGAACTTGTACAATATTTCTTCTACAAG AATGTCTGTTTCATTTTCCCTCAGTTCCTCTACCAGTTCTTTTGTGGCTTCTCACAACAG CCGCTGTATGACACGGCTTACCTGACTCTCTACAACATCAGCTTCACCTCGCTGCCCATTCTGCTCTACAGTCTCATGGAGCAGCACATTAATATGGACATCCTGAAGAAAGACCCTTGTCTCTACAG AGATATTGCTAAGAACTCTTTGCTGCGGTGGCCCACCTTCATATACTGGACCATCTTGGGGGTTTATGATGCCATTGTGATGTTCTTTGGTGCTTACTTCCTGTTTGACAACACCACCTTCACCAGCAATGGACAG ATGTTTGGAAACTGGACATTTGGGACACTCGTCTTCACTGTGCTAGTCTTCACTGTTACATTCAAG TTGGCCCTAGATACTCATTACTGGACTTGGATCAATCATTTCATTATCTGGGGCTCACTGATCTTCTTTGTCGTATTCTCTCTGCTGTGGGGCGGAATCATCTG GCCATTCCTCAACTACCAGAGGATGTACTATGTGTTCATGCAGATGTTGTCCAGTGGCCCAGCCTGGCTCAGTATAATCCTTTTGATAACAGCCAGTCTGTTGCCAGATGTGGTGAAGAAGGTCATATGGAGGACACTGTGGCCCACCACTACTGAGCGCATACAG AATGCAGATAAACTCTACAAGGGCCAGCTGTCTGAGTTCACCCCCTTGGCTTCCCTCCACGCTCCGTCTAAGGGTAGCAGCCACCGGCGAGGCTCGGAAAACCAAAGGAACCCTCGAAGGTCTGAACCCTTTACCAAGAAAGTTATGTTCACACGCTGGCAAAAAGCGCCAGACTACTGCACCTTCACCCCCCTCCTCCGGTTTGCTGATAGCTCCCGCCATTCAAGGCAGGGGTACAATTACAGCGGGGCGGGGCCTGAGACCTCAGTCtaa